GCACATAGAGGATCTGCTGTGCTCAGTTCTGCAACTTTCAAAGTGCAACCATCTGCAACAGGACTGAACGATAATCATCGCCTGCGGCTGTTTTCTGGCTCTGCCAATTTACAACTGTCTCAAGAAGTCGCTCGTTATCTGGGCATGGACTTGGGGCCAATGATTCGCAAAAGATTTGCGGATGGAGAACTTTACGTTCAAATCCAAGAATCGATTCGGGGTTGTGATGTCTATTTAATCCAGCCATGTTGTCAACCCGTCAACGATCATTTGATGGAATTATTGATTATGGTTGACGCCTGTCGTCGAGCTTCTGCGCGACAGGTAACGGCAGTAATTCCGTACTACGGCTATGCTCGTGCCGATCGCAAAACAGCAGGACGAGAGTCAATAACCGCCAAGCTAGTTGCGAACTTGATCACCGAAGCCGGTGCCAACCGCGTTCTAGCAATGGATTTACACTCAGCTCAGATTCAAGGCTATTTCGATATCCCCTTTGACCATGTTTATGGTTCACCAGTCCTGCTCGATTATCTAGAAAGCAAACAGCTGCCAGACTTGGTAGTTGTTTCTCCCGATGTTGGTGGTGTAGCAAGAGCTAGGGCATTTGCAAAAAAACTGGGTGATGCTCCACTGGCGATTATTGACAAACGTCGTCAGGCCCATAATGTTGCAGAAGTGTTAAATGTCATCGGCGATGTTAAAGGCAAAACGGCAGTATTAGTAGATGACATGATCGACACCGGGGGTACGATCGCAGAAGGAGCGCGATTACTGCGTGAAGAAGGAGCGCGTCAGGTATATGCCTGTGCAACTCATGCGGTATTCTCTCCACCAGCGATGGAGCGGTTGTCTAGTGGCTTGTTTGAGGAAGTCATTGTCACCAATACCATTCCCATACCAGAAAGCAATCG
This portion of the Nostoc sp. GT001 genome encodes:
- a CDS encoding ribose-phosphate pyrophosphokinase, translating into MNAHRGSAVLSSATFKVQPSATGLNDNHRLRLFSGSANLQLSQEVARYLGMDLGPMIRKRFADGELYVQIQESIRGCDVYLIQPCCQPVNDHLMELLIMVDACRRASARQVTAVIPYYGYARADRKTAGRESITAKLVANLITEAGANRVLAMDLHSAQIQGYFDIPFDHVYGSPVLLDYLESKQLPDLVVVSPDVGGVARARAFAKKLGDAPLAIIDKRRQAHNVAEVLNVIGDVKGKTAVLVDDMIDTGGTIAEGARLLREEGARQVYACATHAVFSPPAMERLSSGLFEEVIVTNTIPIPESNRFPQLVVLSVANLLGETIWRIHEDTSVSSMFR